Proteins encoded in a region of the Candidatus Moanabacter tarae genome:
- the tsaC1_1 gene encoding 4-formylbenzenesulfonate dehydrogenase TsaC1/TsaC2 — MDLKIRDKVALVTGGSRGIGRATALRLAEEGCKVGFCARGQDGVDRTVVELRVHGGEVYGMTADVSREGETECFIENAARALGGVDILINNVGGSTGSRHLIDSTDEDWRRTFDLNLFHAVRAVRAVFPYMQDRGGGSVITIASISGWKPAPEGAQYGSSKAAEMYLAGGLALELAPHNIRVNTVCPGSLLFPGGGWERFRNENPEAYAAFTSREFPSCRLGTDFEVADVIVFLSSERANWINGASIPVDGAQGRPTAF; from the coding sequence ATGGACCTTAAGATTAGAGACAAGGTTGCGCTGGTAACAGGAGGGAGTCGTGGCATAGGTAGGGCGACAGCTCTTCGTTTAGCCGAAGAGGGTTGTAAGGTTGGTTTCTGCGCCCGGGGACAGGATGGGGTCGACCGAACTGTCGTAGAGCTGCGTGTTCATGGAGGGGAGGTCTACGGCATGACCGCAGATGTATCTCGAGAGGGAGAGACTGAATGCTTTATTGAGAATGCAGCGAGAGCTCTTGGAGGGGTCGATATCTTGATCAACAACGTTGGTGGTAGCACCGGTTCCAGGCATCTCATTGATTCCACCGACGAAGATTGGCGGCGCACATTTGACCTTAACCTTTTTCATGCCGTTCGAGCGGTTCGGGCTGTTTTCCCTTACATGCAGGATCGGGGAGGAGGCTCCGTTATCACTATTGCCTCTATATCTGGCTGGAAGCCGGCTCCCGAAGGTGCTCAATATGGTTCCAGCAAAGCCGCCGAAATGTATCTTGCTGGAGGACTAGCTCTCGAATTGGCTCCTCACAACATTCGTGTCAACACGGTCTGTCCAGGATCGTTACTTTTCCCGGGAGGTGGATGGGAGCGATTTAGGAATGAGAATCCGGAAGCCTATGCTGCTTTCACAAGTCGGGAATTCCCAAGTTGTCGACTCGGTACGGACTTCGAGGTGGCGGATGTGATTGTTTTTCTCTCCTCCGAACGGGCGAATTGGATCAACGGAGCATCAATCCCGGTAGATGGTGCCCAAGGAAGGCCAACTGCTTTCTGA
- the gtaB gene encoding UTP--glucose-1-phosphate uridylyltransferase: MPINFAVIPVAGQGTRLLPLTKSQPKEMLPVGRKPIVQHVVEELTYSGISKICLVTGPGKQSIENHFDIDEELIQMLRKKGREELLGTLDFERKAIEYFYTRQRLQLGLGHAILSARSLVNDQSFVVALGDSIIGLHAKSRIVSQLMEQFEKKEADAAIAFEEVSPQDVVKYGIAEPRDDKMAVFELEGIVEKPSKEEATSNLAIAARYVFSPKIFDFLVETKPGINGEIQLTDAIQALIQNGGKVIGLKLDEGEERFDIGNPLSYFRAFIDFALADPEYGEALSKWTKSRFNNA, translated from the coding sequence ATGCCCATTAACTTCGCGGTAATACCGGTGGCTGGCCAGGGAACTCGATTGCTCCCTCTTACAAAGAGCCAACCTAAAGAAATGCTGCCGGTCGGTCGAAAACCGATCGTGCAGCACGTGGTTGAAGAATTAACCTACTCGGGGATTAGCAAGATATGCCTGGTGACCGGTCCTGGTAAACAATCGATTGAAAATCACTTTGATATCGATGAGGAATTAATTCAGATGCTGCGTAAGAAAGGCCGAGAAGAACTGCTCGGGACGCTGGATTTTGAAAGGAAGGCAATCGAGTATTTCTACACTCGGCAACGGCTGCAGTTGGGTTTGGGACACGCAATTCTAAGTGCACGCTCCTTGGTTAATGATCAATCTTTTGTCGTTGCTTTGGGGGATTCAATTATAGGGCTGCACGCGAAATCACGAATCGTCTCACAACTTATGGAGCAATTTGAGAAAAAGGAGGCCGATGCCGCAATCGCATTCGAGGAGGTCTCCCCACAAGATGTGGTTAAATACGGTATCGCCGAGCCAAGGGATGACAAAATGGCCGTTTTCGAGCTTGAGGGAATTGTCGAAAAACCCTCCAAGGAGGAAGCGACAAGCAATCTCGCAATCGCTGCCCGCTATGTATTCAGCCCTAAAATTTTTGATTTTCTAGTCGAAACAAAGCCTGGGATAAACGGAGAAATTCAGCTCACCGATGCGATTCAGGCGCTGATTCAAAATGGAGGAAAAGTTATCGGCCTCAAGTTGGATGAAGGTGAAGAACGCTTCGACATTGGGAATCCCCTCAGCTACTTCCGCGCCTTTATTGACTTTGCACTGGCCGATCCCGAGTATGGCGAGGCTCTATCTAAATGGACCAAAAGCCGATTTAATAATGCGTGA
- the fecA gene encoding Fe(3+) dicitrate transport protein FecA, with translation MYSFLSELKRSFLIAAIAILQLTALGEEGKESSIGILKEFDVIGSAESAYQLPGSGTYLRLEKIEALQLDDINLILRTVPGVYLREEDGYGLFPNISLRGVDTTRNAKITVMEDGVPTAPATYSAPSAYYSPTAGRMSGIEVLKGSSQINWGPHTTGGVINYLSTPIPVEGRRGLLRQSYGSNNEIRAEAQFGEVLEGNSGNFGYLVEVFHRQNDGFKTIDGAGNFPGSSETGFERTDYMFKANWNPNSQDHQYIEFKIGYSELHSDETYLGLASKDFKDNPFRRYAATRNDRIDTHHTRLHLRHLLHLGERGKLITTAYYQNFHRNWNKLHDIRDIDTDGNGTPEGDEPDGSRVGEKMSRALAGGKSGMALEVLRGSRAGKLRVRANNRRYYMAGVQTNFDYTLISGDTTHNIDAGLRFHRDRIRRFQWHNLFVQDSSGSWEKGIRSVNGSDGNRRQLTEAFSAYFSDEIRGNSWSVKPGIRLENLSFEYDDFTTDGTNVPFRSGSSDLTVIAPGFGGTFQPKDGLMVFGGYHRGISTPSPRNHTKSGIKEETSNAFELGTRFNDQKGFYGEVVFFHTVFNDLIVVDNIGGAGTGSSENVGTVDSTGLEVAFVYDQGVVNEWNFKNPYSISLTYTNATLEGDANSEDEESIFAGGTDGSYVPYIPKWQLNLSAGIETAKWRTYVNAYFTSSTFTSATNTDVEINPNTGNGDARFGKTDSRFMVDVSAYYRIGKEDDFEIFGTITNLFDREYISSRHPKGPRPGAPRLASVGVQYKF, from the coding sequence ATGTATAGCTTTCTTTCAGAATTAAAACGCAGTTTCCTAATAGCAGCTATAGCAATCCTTCAACTAACCGCTTTGGGAGAAGAGGGAAAGGAAAGTTCCATCGGGATCTTGAAAGAATTCGATGTTATCGGTTCAGCGGAGTCCGCATATCAATTACCCGGGTCGGGAACCTATCTTAGGCTTGAAAAAATTGAAGCTCTCCAACTTGACGACATCAATCTCATTCTGCGAACCGTTCCAGGGGTCTACCTTCGAGAAGAGGATGGTTACGGGCTTTTCCCCAATATCAGCTTGAGAGGCGTTGACACAACTCGAAATGCCAAAATCACTGTTATGGAAGATGGTGTTCCTACTGCCCCTGCCACCTACTCGGCTCCGTCTGCCTATTACTCACCAACAGCAGGGAGAATGTCGGGAATTGAAGTCCTGAAGGGATCGAGCCAAATTAATTGGGGACCGCATACTACAGGAGGTGTAATCAACTATCTCTCAACGCCAATACCTGTCGAAGGACGTAGAGGACTGCTTCGTCAGTCCTACGGTAGCAATAATGAAATTCGGGCCGAAGCACAATTCGGTGAAGTCCTCGAGGGGAATTCAGGAAACTTCGGGTATCTGGTGGAGGTATTTCACCGGCAGAACGACGGCTTCAAAACAATCGATGGGGCCGGTAATTTCCCCGGCTCCAGTGAAACCGGTTTCGAGCGCACGGATTACATGTTCAAAGCAAATTGGAATCCGAACTCGCAAGACCACCAGTATATTGAATTCAAAATTGGGTACTCAGAGCTTCATTCTGACGAAACCTACCTTGGACTAGCATCCAAGGATTTCAAAGACAATCCCTTCAGACGTTACGCTGCTACTCGGAATGATCGCATTGACACCCACCACACCCGATTGCATCTTCGCCATCTCCTCCACCTCGGGGAGCGGGGCAAATTAATAACAACTGCTTATTATCAGAATTTTCATAGAAATTGGAACAAACTCCATGATATTCGGGATATTGATACGGATGGAAACGGCACACCAGAAGGAGATGAACCGGATGGAAGCCGGGTTGGTGAGAAAATGTCTAGAGCTCTTGCTGGAGGCAAAAGTGGAATGGCCCTTGAAGTACTCCGGGGCAGCCGGGCTGGGAAACTCAGAGTGCGCGCCAACAATCGCCGCTATTACATGGCTGGGGTGCAAACTAATTTCGACTACACGCTAATCTCAGGAGATACTACTCATAATATCGATGCTGGGCTACGATTTCATAGAGACCGAATCCGTCGGTTTCAGTGGCACAATCTTTTCGTCCAGGACAGTAGTGGGAGTTGGGAAAAAGGGATTCGGAGTGTGAACGGCTCAGACGGAAATCGCCGGCAATTGACCGAAGCCTTTTCAGCCTATTTCAGTGATGAGATCCGAGGTAATTCTTGGTCAGTTAAACCCGGAATTCGCCTTGAGAATCTTTCCTTCGAGTATGATGATTTCACTACCGATGGTACTAATGTCCCATTTCGTAGTGGCAGTAGTGACCTCACCGTCATAGCGCCGGGTTTTGGTGGCACATTTCAACCGAAGGATGGATTGATGGTGTTTGGTGGATACCACAGAGGGATTTCAACTCCTTCTCCCCGCAATCACACCAAAAGTGGAATCAAAGAAGAAACCAGTAATGCCTTTGAATTAGGTACCCGTTTCAATGACCAGAAAGGGTTTTATGGAGAAGTGGTTTTTTTCCATACAGTTTTTAACGATCTTATTGTAGTCGATAATATCGGAGGGGCAGGGACCGGTAGTTCTGAAAATGTTGGAACGGTTGACTCAACCGGCCTCGAAGTGGCTTTCGTCTATGATCAGGGTGTCGTGAACGAATGGAACTTTAAGAATCCTTATTCGATCTCATTGACCTACACCAATGCAACCCTGGAGGGAGATGCTAATTCGGAAGACGAGGAATCTATCTTCGCGGGAGGGACAGATGGCAGTTATGTTCCATATATCCCTAAATGGCAGCTGAACCTCTCTGCTGGTATCGAAACAGCAAAATGGCGTACCTACGTGAATGCCTATTTCACTTCTTCCACCTTTACTTCGGCAACCAACACTGACGTTGAAATTAATCCGAATACCGGCAATGGGGACGCACGGTTTGGGAAGACTGATAGCCGTTTCATGGTAGATGTGAGTGCATATTACAGGATTGGCAAAGAAGATGATTTTGAGATTTTTGGGACCATCACTAATCTATTCGATCGAGAATATATTTCCTCCCGACATCCCAAAGGTCCCCGGCCAGGCGCACCGAGGCTAGCCAGCGTTGGGGTACAGTACAAGTTCTAG